TTGCAGAGAATGCTGGAAAGTAGCCTTCTTGTTTGCTCTGGATACCAATGTGCTTGTTCGTTACATCGTTCGTGATGACGAGCGCCGAATACAAGACGTAACGCGAATCTGGAACCTGCAAATCCGGCCACATTAATGCCAGCCTTTGTAGGGTTACCCACCCAACCCAGCCACTAAGTTTTGTGCCGCGCCGACGGCTACCCCCACATATTGCGGTAACGGGCTCCCGTCGTGTATGATCAGGGTGGGTCCTTCAGCGCGCCATGCCCGTTGCGGGTGCGCTGTGGCAGGGGCTCAGTCCAATCGTAAGGGTTTCTCGCCGTGGGTCTCCTCGAGCTTGTAGTCAGCATATTCGCCAGCATCATTCAGTTTTTTGTCTTCACCGCGCAGGCCATTCTCACTGTTCTGTTCGGCACGTCCGCGCAGTAGGCGCCCGCGATTCCGAAAGGCCCTGCGGGGTGTTCAGGGCTGTTCGGGAAGGTCCTGCTTCACGTAGAGCCAGGCCGCCTCGGGCCCGAGGGGCGTTTCCACGCACGCCAATACGCGCTGGTACAGTGAAGGGCCGCCGGGCTCGAATTCCTCGTAACGGTCGAGCCGGGGGAGGGCGTGCGCCGGGTCGCGCAACACCGCGAGTTCCCCCTCCACCCACGTCCAGTCGCCCGGCGGCGTCACCACCTCGGCCCGCCTGACGACCCATGCGAGCGCCGCGTCGGCCAGCGGATCCGCAGTTCCCTCCGCCAGCACCGCCTCGGGTGGGATGCGTAGCGCGGGGTAGCCTGCGGGAAGCCGGTGAAGCCGCCCGGGAATTCGGGCTGGCTTGACGGATTCAAGAAACGGCGCGACGAGGGCGTGGCCGGGTTCTCCGGTGCGGAGGGTGCCGTAGAAGAAGAGGGGGATGCCATTTATCGGCATGCCGCAGCTTTCCATGTCAACTCGCTGCGCCGGGCGCATGGTCTTGTACACCTCGATCGCGTGGAATCGCGCTCAGGATGCACAGCACCGCGAGCGGCGCGAGGAAATGCGCGCTTCGGACGAGGACCTCGTGGTGGTGTCCCACGCCAAAAGTCGTAACGCGCGCCAGTGCGGTGACGAGTCCCCAGAAGGCCATCCAATAGAGGACGGCGGGTCGGGGGCGTACGAGCACCAGCACGGCCACGAGAATATCCACCACCCCG
This sequence is a window from Candidatus Hydrogenedentota bacterium. Protein-coding genes within it:
- a CDS encoding gamma-glutamylcyclotransferase, encoding MPINGIPLFFYGTLRTGEPGHALVAPFLESVKPARIPGRLHRLPAGYPALRIPPEAVLAEGTADPLADAALAWVVRRAEVVTPPGDWTWVEGELAVLRDPAHALPRLDRYEEFEPGGPSLYQRVLACVETPLGPEAAWLYVKQDLPEQP